Proteins encoded together in one Thermoplasmatales archaeon BRNA1 window:
- a CDS encoding NAD(P)H-nitrite reductase: MATKIVVIGSGAAGLSAASSARAVDPDAEITVYTQDVDVAYSPCMIPWVLGGKSTWENMIMHTPEWYAKERNIRIVTGTTVEAAAYDRAKDGTMTKTVTVNGETVPYDKLILATGGKVFIPPIEGVNLPGVFTVRTVEGGRKMQEYLAKSKRVVIAGAGVIGLELALHLKEAGKDVTIIEMMDQVIPRIADKDMADPIQKYLEDKGVEIVLKAPVQAVNGKDRVESVSSLGKEYPCDMVIFATGVRANVDLAKMMNLDIGQLGALCVAPTLQAYQRGRLVPDVFVCGDVMQCQSAVYPGPTMSQLGSSAVREGKVAGANAAGAGLSFGPVASPWVSVIGDIQIAGTGMSTALASWYGEKLISAKATGSTRARYYPDGKELTVKVMADAKTHRLVGAQIIGGEDITGRIDWLNQAIVDGITAEEFAVRVENAYCPPTSMVKDVVLSAVEKIGCCKQ; the protein is encoded by the coding sequence ATGGCAACGAAAATTGTCGTAATCGGATCGGGAGCGGCAGGACTGTCCGCCGCCTCGAGCGCCAGGGCGGTAGACCCCGACGCTGAAATCACCGTCTACACCCAGGACGTGGATGTTGCATACTCCCCCTGCATGATCCCCTGGGTCCTCGGAGGAAAGTCCACCTGGGAGAACATGATCATGCACACCCCCGAGTGGTACGCCAAGGAAAGGAACATCAGGATCGTCACCGGGACCACCGTCGAGGCCGCCGCATACGACCGCGCCAAGGACGGGACCATGACCAAGACAGTCACCGTCAACGGGGAGACCGTCCCCTACGACAAGCTCATCCTCGCCACCGGAGGAAAGGTCTTCATCCCCCCGATCGAGGGAGTGAACCTCCCCGGTGTGTTCACCGTCAGGACCGTCGAAGGCGGACGCAAGATGCAGGAGTACCTTGCGAAGTCCAAGAGGGTCGTCATCGCCGGAGCAGGAGTCATCGGGCTCGAGCTCGCCCTGCACCTCAAGGAGGCCGGCAAGGACGTCACCATCATCGAGATGATGGACCAGGTCATCCCCAGGATCGCAGACAAGGACATGGCCGACCCCATCCAGAAGTACCTTGAGGACAAGGGGGTCGAGATTGTCCTGAAGGCGCCCGTCCAGGCCGTCAACGGAAAGGATAGGGTGGAGAGCGTCTCCTCCCTCGGGAAGGAGTACCCCTGCGACATGGTCATCTTCGCCACCGGGGTCCGCGCCAACGTGGACCTCGCGAAGATGATGAACCTCGACATCGGACAGCTCGGAGCCCTCTGCGTCGCTCCCACCCTGCAGGCCTACCAGCGCGGCAGGCTAGTCCCCGACGTATTCGTCTGTGGCGACGTTATGCAGTGCCAGAGCGCGGTCTATCCCGGCCCGACCATGTCACAGCTCGGATCCTCCGCGGTCAGGGAGGGAAAGGTCGCCGGAGCAAATGCCGCAGGAGCGGGACTCAGCTTCGGACCCGTCGCTTCCCCGTGGGTCTCCGTCATCGGAGACATCCAGATCGCAGGAACCGGCATGTCTACCGCGCTCGCCTCCTGGTACGGGGAGAAGCTCATCAGCGCCAAGGCCACGGGATCCACCCGTGCCAGGTACTATCCCGACGGCAAGGAGCTCACCGTGAAGGTCATGGCCGACGCCAAGACACACAGGCTCGTCGGGGCCCAGATCATCGGCGGCGAGGACATCACCGGAAGGATCGACTGGCTGAACCAGGCCATCGTCGACGGGATCACCGCCGAGGAGTTCGCGGTCAGGGTCGAGAACGCCTACTGCCCACCCACCTCCATGGTCAAGGACGTAGTCCTCTCCGCAGTCGAGAAGATCGGTTGCTGCAAGCAGTGA
- a CDS encoding ribonuclease H, mammalian HI/archaeal HII subfamily, which produces MMMCGVDEAGRGPMMGPLVVGAVWTEDDSVLRNIGVKDSKQLSPAQREIMFSEISDTAAHWEVVIVSAEELDRRMAEKNLNEVEMGMFAEAIMKHPSDIVYIDCPETNTQRFGAIMSNLTGGRRVDAENKADALFPTVSAASIMAKVTRDRLIEDIAREFGCDIGSGYPSDPVTKAFVEKWIKDNGSPPPHTRRSWKPVKDMMSKRFTSSLDNW; this is translated from the coding sequence ATGATGATGTGCGGTGTCGACGAGGCAGGAAGAGGCCCTATGATGGGTCCGCTCGTCGTCGGCGCGGTCTGGACCGAGGACGATTCCGTCCTCAGGAACATAGGCGTGAAGGACTCCAAGCAGCTGTCCCCCGCCCAGCGCGAGATCATGTTCTCCGAGATATCCGACACGGCGGCACACTGGGAGGTCGTCATCGTTTCCGCCGAGGAGCTCGACCGCCGCATGGCGGAGAAGAACCTCAACGAGGTCGAGATGGGGATGTTCGCCGAAGCGATCATGAAACACCCCAGCGACATCGTCTACATCGACTGCCCCGAGACCAACACCCAGAGGTTCGGTGCGATCATGAGCAACCTGACCGGCGGCCGCAGGGTGGATGCCGAGAACAAGGCCGATGCGCTGTTCCCTACGGTATCCGCCGCATCCATCATGGCAAAGGTCACCAGGGATAGGCTCATAGAGGACATAGCCAGGGAATTCGGATGCGACATAGGTTCCGGATATCCGAGCGACCCTGTTACCAAAGCCTTTGTGGAAAAATGGATTAAGGATAACGGTAGTCCTCCCCCACATACTAGGCGTTCGTGGAAACCCGTGAAGGACATGATGTCCAAGCGTTTCACGAGCAGTCTCGACAACTGGTGA
- a CDS encoding SCP-2 sterol transfer family translates to MTMEAQIQGLIDKANQRMSEDEKVRKEVENLVKTFNIDLGEEKYSFKLENAVISDFRCEMLPAADVVLTSTPETLTKLIDGDMRPMRAYVTKKIKIQGKINDLMVLKKFF, encoded by the coding sequence ATGACCATGGAAGCCCAGATTCAGGGACTCATCGACAAAGCCAATCAGAGGATGTCCGAGGACGAGAAAGTCAGGAAGGAGGTCGAGAACCTTGTCAAGACTTTCAACATCGACCTCGGCGAGGAGAAGTACTCCTTCAAACTCGAGAACGCCGTCATCTCCGACTTCAGATGCGAGATGCTTCCCGCTGCGGACGTCGTCCTGACCTCCACCCCCGAGACCCTGACGAAGCTCATCGACGGCGACATGAGGCCCATGCGCGCCTATGTCACCAAGAAGATCAAGATCCAGGGCAAGATCAACGACCTGATGGTCCTCAAGAAGTTCTTCTGA
- a CDS encoding Tetratricopeptide repeat protein: MADDAAGNAPARDPAAQKKYDAAMKKMDMGDFKGAFSAFKKFTEEYPDDAEGWYSRAECGNYASGMFGARVKEDEIEAAYTKAIELDDSHPEYYQSYGLFCISIGKYEEAEKAYNEAAAIDESMAPSLYSEFAIEYYNNVLAQYGEILDDPKARVKYAKKALDYMLKALDMGEDEARNLLN, encoded by the coding sequence ATGGCAGACGACGCTGCCGGTAACGCACCGGCCAGAGACCCCGCGGCGCAGAAGAAGTACGATGCTGCGATGAAGAAGATGGATATGGGTGACTTCAAGGGAGCTTTCAGCGCGTTCAAGAAATTCACGGAGGAATACCCCGACGATGCGGAGGGCTGGTACAGCCGTGCCGAGTGCGGGAACTATGCCTCCGGGATGTTCGGCGCCCGCGTCAAGGAGGACGAGATCGAGGCGGCCTACACCAAGGCAATCGAGCTCGACGACAGCCACCCCGAGTACTATCAGTCCTACGGACTGTTCTGCATCTCCATCGGAAAGTACGAGGAGGCAGAGAAGGCATACAACGAGGCCGCCGCTATCGACGAGTCCATGGCACCTTCCCTCTACTCCGAGTTCGCTATCGAGTACTACAACAACGTCCTTGCTCAGTACGGCGAGATCCTCGACGACCCCAAGGCACGCGTGAAGTACGCGAAGAAGGCCCTCGACTACATGCTCAAGGCACTTGACATGGGCGAGGACGAGGCAAGGAACCTTCTCAACTAA
- a CDS encoding putative metal-binding protein, translated as MNMMDKWIKYVGEDGVGFSLKDATVPKPTKEDAEYCRKLCEQNACHCYGVTWGCPPGAGTLGECLSALKKFSKAVIVYCKFKVDHKDRVMIDRLSSDTQTYIRKFNNGLRSEGYKTLALADGGCNNCDHCRYPEACDNPDQRVPSISAYGIIMMQYLEDNGLDFKFEDGYVTLYGIVLYNEPTAD; from the coding sequence ATGAACATGATGGACAAATGGATCAAGTACGTCGGCGAGGACGGTGTCGGTTTCAGCCTTAAGGATGCCACCGTCCCGAAACCCACAAAGGAGGATGCCGAGTACTGCCGTAAGCTCTGCGAGCAGAACGCCTGCCACTGCTACGGCGTCACCTGGGGATGTCCACCGGGGGCCGGAACGCTCGGAGAGTGCCTCTCCGCCCTGAAGAAGTTCTCCAAGGCCGTCATCGTCTACTGCAAGTTCAAGGTCGACCACAAGGACAGGGTCATGATCGACCGTCTGTCGTCCGACACCCAGACATACATCAGGAAGTTCAACAACGGCCTCAGGAGCGAGGGATACAAGACCCTGGCGCTGGCTGACGGAGGATGCAACAACTGCGACCACTGCAGATACCCGGAGGCCTGCGACAACCCAGACCAGAGGGTGCCTTCCATCAGCGCCTACGGCATCATCATGATGCAGTATCTGGAGGACAACGGCCTGGACTTCAAGTTCGAGGACGGGTACGTCACCCTCTACGGCATCGTCCTGTACAACGAGCCGACCGCGGACTAA
- a CDS encoding glutamyl-tRNA(Gln) and/or aspartyl-tRNA(Asn) amidotransferase, C subunit — protein sequence MDKKVVARVAKTAHLELSDEELEKYSSDLQDILDYFKVLDEAPGHDGVGVNPVDISDVLRDDVPDQEIDSAELLKDMKTYENYIRGPKLV from the coding sequence ATGGATAAAAAAGTCGTCGCACGTGTAGCGAAAACCGCTCACCTGGAGCTTTCCGACGAGGAGCTGGAGAAGTACAGCAGCGATCTCCAGGACATCCTCGATTACTTCAAAGTGCTCGACGAGGCCCCCGGCCACGATGGCGTCGGAGTGAACCCCGTCGACATCTCCGATGTTCTGAGAGACGACGTCCCCGATCAGGAGATCGACTCAGCCGAGCTCCTGAAGGACATGAAGACCTACGAGAACTACATCAGGGGGCCGAAGCTGGTATGA
- a CDS encoding Asp-tRNAAsn/Glu-tRNAGln amidotransferase A subunit-related amidase encodes MSDADTLSKLVKINEKYQMFNDFAKDAELGDAKFLFSAKDNLTSVDFETCAGSRILEGYRPVFDATPIAKMRKAGGMLVGKTNMDEFGFGTFSANSGFGVPRNPFDTNRSCGGSSGGSACAAAVLDDHVSLGVSTGGSVCCPASFCGTYGIVPTYGRVSRYGLIDYGNSLDKVGLLSVDPKKLSEYLPVISGKDEKDPTSCCQPELQIRHAKMKSVAVPKEAVDGIAKDVLGAFNDGLETLKGMGIDVEYVDMPELRYAMPAYYVLATSEASTNLARYVGMRYGHQDGDYTLGFDAYFTSFRNKYFGEEAKRRILLGTYTRMEGFRDRYYAKALQVRMGVIDAYKAIFERHDAVLTPTMPFVSPRFDDISKMTPVESYKADFLTVPPNLAGTPHLNCPCGYNADGMPVGMQFVTDHWNEDMLLTMAEEWDKMFTVRKAEVVL; translated from the coding sequence ATGAGCGACGCCGACACCCTGTCCAAGCTCGTGAAGATCAACGAGAAATACCAGATGTTCAACGACTTCGCGAAGGATGCGGAACTCGGGGACGCCAAGTTCCTGTTCAGCGCGAAGGACAACCTCACTTCCGTGGACTTCGAGACCTGCGCCGGCTCCAGGATCCTGGAGGGCTACCGCCCCGTCTTCGACGCCACGCCCATCGCCAAAATGAGGAAGGCCGGGGGAATGCTCGTCGGGAAAACCAACATGGACGAGTTCGGATTCGGTACCTTCTCCGCCAACTCCGGTTTCGGGGTACCCCGCAACCCCTTCGACACCAACCGCTCCTGCGGCGGTTCTTCTGGGGGATCCGCCTGCGCCGCAGCCGTCCTCGACGACCACGTCTCCCTCGGAGTCTCCACCGGCGGATCCGTCTGCTGCCCCGCCAGTTTCTGCGGTACCTACGGGATCGTTCCCACCTACGGAAGGGTGTCCCGTTACGGTCTCATCGACTACGGGAACTCCCTCGACAAGGTCGGACTCCTCTCCGTGGATCCCAAGAAGCTCTCCGAGTATCTCCCGGTCATCTCGGGCAAGGACGAGAAGGACCCCACCTCCTGCTGCCAGCCCGAGCTGCAGATCAGACATGCGAAGATGAAGTCCGTGGCCGTCCCCAAGGAGGCCGTCGACGGCATCGCCAAGGATGTCCTCGGCGCATTCAACGACGGACTCGAGACCCTGAAGGGGATGGGGATCGACGTGGAGTACGTCGACATGCCCGAGCTCCGCTACGCCATGCCCGCCTACTACGTCCTGGCGACATCCGAGGCGTCCACCAACCTCGCCCGCTACGTCGGAATGAGGTACGGGCACCAGGACGGCGACTACACCCTCGGATTCGACGCCTACTTCACCTCGTTCAGGAACAAATACTTCGGCGAGGAGGCCAAGAGGAGGATCCTGCTGGGGACCTATACCCGCATGGAGGGATTCCGCGACAGATACTACGCCAAAGCCCTGCAGGTCAGGATGGGCGTCATCGACGCTTACAAGGCGATCTTCGAAAGGCACGATGCCGTGCTAACCCCCACCATGCCCTTCGTGTCTCCCAGGTTCGACGACATCTCCAAGATGACCCCCGTCGAGAGCTACAAGGCTGACTTCCTCACCGTTCCCCCGAACCTCGCCGGAACCCCACACCTCAACTGCCCCTGCGGATACAACGCGGACGGCATGCCGGTCGGGATGCAGTTCGTCACCGACCACTGGAACGAGGACATGCTCCTCACAATGGCCGAGGAATGGGACAAGATGTTCACCGTCAGGAAGGCGGAGGTGGTCCTGTGA
- a CDS encoding glutamyl-tRNA(Gln) and/or aspartyl-tRNA(Asn) amidotransferase, B subunit yields the protein MKIGLEIHVQLPTRSKMFCSCPTTDAPAPNTHVCPVCLGMPGSRPVLNRQVLVYGIMLAKMLGCTVTDTTWFSRKTYFYPDMSKSVQITQYDHPVGERGMYYLNTKDGQTKPIRITRIHLEEDPGKTKRTSDMHALVDYNRSGIPLAEIVTEPDLASPAEARAFLTQLVQDIRHTIDLPEGGERSIRCDCNISVGKERCEIKNVTGLKNVEVALNYEMVRQIKVLKAGGKIERATMNFDESRGVTYGARKKEFEADYGYIDEPDLGIFHIADLAKSIRIKESPAKMIQRITGQYELDPKMAKQLVSTSIDLAQFFETVIEKFGKDNAVKWVAGPVTANWKKFEERDGNVEDILPIIEDFVSGRITDTECTLKIKSLMTGIDAAEAAASSEGLDKMISDFLDKNPKIVDDYGKGNEKAANSVIGYVMKSTGGQYSSADIVDAAKRIIKSRL from the coding sequence GTGAAGATCGGACTGGAGATCCACGTCCAGCTCCCAACCAGGAGCAAGATGTTCTGCTCCTGCCCCACGACGGACGCGCCCGCGCCCAACACCCACGTTTGCCCCGTCTGCCTCGGGATGCCCGGATCCAGGCCCGTCCTCAACCGCCAGGTCCTGGTCTACGGAATCATGCTCGCCAAGATGCTGGGCTGCACCGTCACCGACACCACCTGGTTCTCCAGGAAGACCTACTTCTACCCGGACATGTCGAAGTCCGTCCAGATCACCCAGTACGACCACCCCGTCGGGGAGAGGGGGATGTACTACCTCAACACCAAGGACGGGCAGACCAAGCCCATCCGCATCACAAGGATCCACCTGGAAGAGGACCCCGGGAAGACCAAGAGGACCTCCGACATGCACGCCCTCGTGGACTACAACCGCTCCGGGATCCCCCTGGCGGAGATCGTCACCGAACCCGATCTGGCTTCCCCCGCGGAGGCGAGGGCGTTCCTCACCCAGCTGGTGCAGGACATCAGGCACACCATCGACCTGCCCGAGGGCGGAGAAAGGAGCATCCGCTGCGACTGCAACATCTCCGTCGGGAAGGAGAGGTGCGAGATCAAGAACGTCACCGGACTGAAGAACGTCGAGGTCGCCCTGAACTACGAGATGGTCAGGCAGATCAAGGTCCTGAAGGCCGGAGGTAAGATCGAGCGCGCCACCATGAACTTCGACGAGTCCAGGGGCGTCACCTACGGCGCCAGGAAAAAGGAGTTCGAGGCCGACTACGGTTACATCGACGAGCCCGACCTCGGAATATTCCACATCGCCGACCTGGCGAAGTCGATCAGGATCAAGGAATCGCCTGCGAAGATGATCCAAAGGATCACCGGGCAGTACGAACTCGACCCCAAGATGGCCAAGCAGCTGGTGTCCACATCCATAGATCTGGCACAGTTCTTCGAGACCGTCATCGAGAAGTTCGGGAAGGACAACGCCGTCAAATGGGTGGCCGGTCCCGTCACCGCCAACTGGAAGAAGTTCGAGGAGAGGGACGGCAACGTCGAGGACATCCTCCCGATCATCGAGGACTTCGTCTCCGGCAGGATCACTGACACCGAGTGCACCCTCAAGATCAAGAGCCTGATGACCGGCATCGATGCGGCCGAGGCCGCCGCCAGCTCCGAGGGTCTAGACAAGATGATCTCGGACTTCCTGGACAAGAACCCCAAGATCGTCGACGACTACGGCAAGGGGAACGAGAAGGCCGCCAACAGCGTCATCGGCTACGTGATGAAGAGCACCGGCGGACAGTACTCCTCCGCGGACATCGTGGATGCCGCCAAGAGGATCATCAAGTCTAGGCTCTGA
- a CDS encoding aspartyl-tRNA synthetase, bacterial type, with product MRRTNTCGELRASDIGKEVCLEGWVRFSRDHGGVRFIDLADRYGITQVVFDPEDLPSNANRDAIAKTMDTFSRESCVLINGKVRARVEGTAVESNPTGEIEVLITHAELLSKSKLPPFEIGDQKEGVLPDEDTRMKYRYLDLRRTDMIRTMEFRSRLVHLARVYLESQGFLEIETPVLGRSTPEGARDYIIPSRVHPGTFYALPQSPQQFKQMLMVGGMDRYYQVARCFRDEDSRKDRQPEFTQLDIEMSFCDSKDIQDLIEGMVSYMWKGLYGTELKTPFPHIGYRDAMERFGSDKPDMRYGLEFTKLTDVVRDVPYKIFQSIMSEGGIVAGMCIKKEMGEVGRNEVDRYIQYAKKCGLGGLTWMRCENGVLTSNITKYFTPEILENIKTTLGAEEGDLCFLIAGPWKSTYEGGGFLRRKIAEDLGMVPDNEFMFFWMDQNPMFEIDPVSGKRDAFHHPFVLPTGDLDDPDCGGACFDLCLNGNELGSGSERIHDAETQIEVFHRLGLSDETIQARFDYFVEALSYGAPPHGGIAIGIDRLCAILLNKDTIREVIAFPKNKRAVSLLDGSPSPVDDEKLQELQIISLAGDFDISDAEEFNPDAEQ from the coding sequence ATGAGAAGAACGAACACTTGCGGAGAGCTCAGAGCCTCCGACATCGGCAAAGAGGTCTGTCTGGAGGGATGGGTTAGGTTCTCCAGGGACCACGGAGGAGTGAGGTTCATCGACCTCGCTGACAGGTACGGAATCACCCAGGTCGTCTTCGACCCTGAGGACCTCCCCTCCAATGCCAATAGGGATGCCATCGCCAAGACCATGGACACCTTCTCCCGCGAGTCCTGCGTCCTGATCAACGGAAAGGTCAGGGCCCGCGTCGAGGGAACCGCCGTGGAGTCCAACCCCACCGGCGAGATCGAGGTGCTCATCACCCATGCCGAGCTCCTGTCCAAGTCCAAGCTCCCCCCGTTCGAGATCGGGGACCAGAAGGAAGGGGTCCTCCCCGACGAGGACACCCGCATGAAGTACAGGTACCTGGACCTCAGGAGGACCGACATGATCCGCACCATGGAGTTCAGGAGCAGGCTCGTGCACCTGGCACGCGTGTACCTCGAGTCCCAGGGATTCCTGGAGATCGAGACCCCGGTTCTGGGAAGGTCCACCCCCGAGGGCGCTAGGGATTACATCATCCCCTCCCGTGTCCACCCCGGAACCTTCTACGCGCTTCCCCAGTCCCCCCAGCAGTTCAAGCAGATGCTGATGGTCGGCGGAATGGACCGCTACTATCAGGTCGCAAGGTGCTTCCGCGACGAGGACTCCCGCAAGGACAGGCAGCCCGAGTTCACCCAGCTGGACATCGAGATGTCCTTCTGCGATTCCAAGGATATTCAGGACCTCATCGAGGGAATGGTCTCGTACATGTGGAAGGGACTCTACGGCACCGAGCTCAAGACCCCCTTCCCCCACATCGGATACCGCGACGCCATGGAGAGGTTCGGATCCGACAAGCCCGACATGAGGTACGGGCTGGAGTTCACCAAGCTCACCGACGTCGTCAGGGACGTCCCCTACAAGATCTTCCAGAGCATCATGTCCGAGGGCGGAATCGTCGCCGGAATGTGCATCAAGAAGGAGATGGGAGAGGTCGGAAGGAACGAGGTCGACCGCTACATCCAGTACGCCAAGAAGTGCGGACTGGGAGGCCTCACCTGGATGAGGTGCGAGAACGGCGTCCTCACCTCCAACATCACCAAGTACTTCACCCCCGAGATCCTCGAGAACATCAAGACCACCCTGGGCGCGGAGGAGGGAGACCTGTGCTTCCTCATCGCCGGTCCCTGGAAGTCCACCTACGAGGGCGGAGGGTTCCTCAGGAGGAAGATCGCCGAGGACCTCGGAATGGTCCCCGACAACGAGTTCATGTTCTTCTGGATGGACCAGAACCCCATGTTCGAGATCGACCCCGTCTCCGGCAAGCGCGACGCGTTCCACCACCCGTTCGTCCTGCCCACCGGCGACCTGGATGACCCTGACTGCGGCGGAGCGTGCTTCGACCTCTGCCTGAACGGAAACGAGCTGGGATCCGGCTCCGAGCGTATCCACGACGCCGAGACCCAGATCGAGGTCTTCCACAGGCTCGGACTCTCCGACGAGACCATCCAGGCCAGGTTCGACTACTTCGTCGAGGCCCTCTCCTACGGAGCGCCGCCCCACGGAGGAATCGCCATCGGTATCGACAGGCTCTGTGCGATCCTGCTCAACAAGGACACCATCAGGGAGGTCATCGCCTTCCCCAAGAACAAGAGGGCGGTGTCCCTGCTCGACGGATCCCCGTCGCCGGTCGACGACGAGAAGCTCCAGGAGCTGCAGATCATCTCCCTGGCGGGAGACTTCGACATCTCCGACGCCGAAGAGTTCAACCCTGACGCGGAGCAGTAA
- a CDS encoding Transcriptional regulator, translated as MGDLKEFDQLDRRIIEMLCTSSQGSYRQLAKQLGVHPTTLIQRVKALEDKGVINGYRAKVDYVAMGYDYTGLVQVFSDNIEKVEKEIRDIPEVVAVYDVTGEADAIVVVTCLGRDEFSAVVKRINSLEGVNKTNTSVVLNIVKSSNEFVPPLMNTPNNG; from the coding sequence ATGGGCGATTTGAAAGAGTTTGACCAGCTGGACAGACGTATCATCGAGATGCTTTGTACCTCCAGCCAGGGCTCCTACCGTCAGCTCGCCAAGCAGCTCGGCGTCCACCCCACCACCCTGATTCAGAGGGTCAAGGCCCTTGAGGACAAGGGGGTCATCAACGGGTACCGCGCCAAGGTCGACTACGTCGCCATGGGCTACGACTACACCGGTCTGGTCCAGGTGTTCTCCGACAACATCGAGAAGGTAGAGAAGGAGATCAGGGACATCCCCGAGGTCGTCGCGGTCTACGACGTCACCGGAGAGGCCGACGCAATCGTCGTGGTCACCTGCCTCGGAAGGGACGAGTTCTCCGCCGTCGTCAAGAGGATCAACTCCCTGGAGGGGGTCAACAAGACCAACACCTCCGTTGTCCTTAACATCGTGAAATCCTCCAACGAGTTCGTCCCTCCCCTGATGAACACCCCGAATAACGGATGA